From Leptospira noumeaensis, one genomic window encodes:
- a CDS encoding PIN-like domain-containing protein, producing MKNKFKEYHKFTKEELMRLSKESLYVFDTNILLNMYRYSRSTVEDFFTVFSKLKKENRIWIPYQVGIEFYENRINVIAEQRKSYQEILKSITKFKNDISAKYKNHPFLNFDEIFSELNNKAITEIENKICEAEKLQPNWLDRDEILERINLIFEDSTGEEFTEERLKEIKSEGKLRYENKIPPGFKDDNKSDHKKFGDLIIWFEIIEKAKSSKKNIILVSGDTKDDWWLEKDGNKIMPLPALKKELYKQAGVNFHIYTPDAFLEFSTIELEKKDSSISEARKFQEFDELIGTDQEYNYKLQSISLNLSSPFLSDKFKNIIIEIENNIISVMERLIPSDPINDSINYTKNINHIEIIKFQLKLMKNENFNDIFMIKQFDTLLSYLLNTLSELLLNRKLYLDDIHDLYKSISIIEKHRKFILTLT from the coding sequence ATGAAGAATAAATTTAAAGAATACCATAAATTTACAAAAGAAGAGTTAATGAGGTTATCAAAGGAATCTCTCTATGTTTTTGATACCAACATCTTACTCAATATGTATAGGTATAGCCGGTCGACAGTTGAGGATTTCTTTACTGTTTTTTCAAAACTTAAAAAAGAAAATCGAATATGGATACCTTATCAAGTCGGAATAGAATTTTATGAGAATAGAATAAATGTAATTGCAGAACAAAGAAAATCTTACCAAGAAATACTTAAATCAATCACAAAATTTAAAAATGACATTTCAGCAAAATATAAAAATCATCCATTCTTAAACTTTGATGAAATTTTCAGTGAACTAAATAATAAAGCAATAACTGAAATAGAAAATAAAATTTGCGAAGCTGAAAAATTACAACCTAATTGGCTCGATCGTGATGAAATATTAGAAAGAATTAATCTAATATTCGAAGATAGCACAGGAGAGGAATTTACAGAAGAGAGATTAAAAGAAATTAAATCAGAAGGAAAGCTCCGCTATGAAAATAAAATTCCACCAGGATTCAAGGATGATAATAAATCCGATCACAAAAAATTTGGTGATTTGATAATTTGGTTCGAAATAATAGAAAAAGCTAAAAGCTCTAAAAAAAATATAATTTTGGTATCTGGTGACACGAAAGACGACTGGTGGTTAGAAAAAGATGGAAATAAGATAATGCCTTTACCAGCTCTAAAAAAAGAACTTTATAAACAAGCAGGTGTAAATTTTCACATATATACACCTGATGCATTCCTTGAATTTTCTACAATTGAGCTAGAAAAAAAGGATTCTTCTATTTCTGAAGCCAGAAAATTTCAAGAATTTGACGAATTAATCGGAACTGACCAAGAATATAATTACAAACTACAATCAATATCTTTAAACCTAAGTAGCCCTTTCCTCTCAGATAAATTCAAAAATATAATTATAGAAATTGAAAATAATATTATTAGCGTAATGGAAAGATTAATTCCTTCTGATCCAATTAATGATAGTATAAATTATACAAAAAACATAAACCATATTGAAATTATAAAATTTCAATTAAAATTAATGAAGAACGAAAATTTCAATGACATATTCATGATCAAACAATTTGATACACTATTGAGCTATCTATTAAACACTCTATCTGAGCTGCTATTGAATAGAAAATTATATCTTGACGACATACATGACTTATACAAATCCATTTCCATTATCGAAAAACACAGAAAGTTCATATTAACATTAACCTAA
- a CDS encoding adenylate/guanylate cyclase domain-containing protein: protein MEEESNSSDSNEHLIPDKQNDSIDENSSDTLPGSALNFPKQINTINNMSSLSAAQSVAEALKRTNALNSMSSLSAAQSVAEALKRTNALNSMSREHQMQENVIQENYSSSLKLKKDIIELEKQILEFENKYSEKSEEHKEATEELEKLKVLIETYDSKSKLNHIASKIHPEAANLLYSNHDLLQEFDKDTSRNVTVLSIDIRRSTELMLKAKDPHSYALFISEIAVGLKEIILANFGIFDKFTGDGILAFFSEFYSGKDFLAHSLKAANECHEFFNKYYNLNRNKFKIVMKDIGLGIGIDYGEANIIKINNELTVIGNPVVYACRFSGCQPNQTLSNQGMVDALREKYDSYLNIEESVIDIKHEGKAFGYTAYLNFNKLQLINPFWLRDSN, encoded by the coding sequence ATGGAAGAAGAATCAAATTCATCCGATAGTAATGAACACCTAATTCCTGATAAACAGAACGATTCAATTGATGAAAATTCTTCCGATACTTTACCAGGTTCTGCTTTAAACTTTCCAAAACAAATTAATACCATAAATAATATGAGTAGCCTCTCCGCAGCTCAATCTGTAGCGGAAGCCCTAAAACGAACAAATGCTCTCAATTCAATGAGTAGCCTCTCTGCAGCTCAATCTGTAGCGGAAGCCCTAAAACGAACAAATGCTCTCAATTCAATGAGTAGGGAACACCAAATGCAGGAAAATGTTATCCAAGAAAATTATAGTAGTTCCTTGAAACTAAAAAAGGATATTATTGAATTAGAAAAACAAATTTTAGAATTCGAGAACAAATACAGTGAAAAATCAGAAGAACATAAGGAAGCAACCGAAGAACTTGAAAAATTAAAGGTCTTAATAGAGACGTATGACTCTAAAAGCAAATTGAACCATATTGCAAGTAAAATTCATCCCGAGGCAGCAAATCTATTATATAGCAATCATGACTTATTACAAGAATTCGATAAGGATACTTCAAGAAATGTAACCGTTTTATCAATTGATATAAGACGATCAACAGAATTAATGCTAAAAGCTAAGGATCCACATTCATATGCTTTGTTTATTTCAGAAATAGCAGTTGGATTAAAAGAAATAATATTAGCAAATTTTGGAATCTTTGATAAATTTACCGGTGATGGAATATTAGCCTTTTTTTCCGAATTCTATTCAGGGAAAGACTTTCTAGCACATTCTCTCAAGGCAGCAAACGAATGTCATGAGTTTTTCAATAAGTATTATAATTTGAATAGAAATAAATTCAAAATAGTAATGAAAGATATTGGCTTAGGAATTGGAATAGATTACGGAGAAGCAAACATAATAAAAATCAACAATGAATTAACGGTCATCGGAAACCCAGTAGTATATGCTTGTCGCTTCTCAGGATGTCAACCAAACCAAACTTTAAGTAACCAAGGAATGGTAGATGCTTTGCGTGAAAAATATGATTCTTATTTAAATATCGAAGAAAGCGTAATAGACATTAAACATGAGGGCAAAGCCTTCGGTTATACCGCGTACTTAAATTTTAATAAATTACAATTAATTAATCCATTTTGGCTTAGAGATTCTAATTAA
- a CDS encoding LA_2444/LA_4059 family outer membrane protein, with amino-acid sequence MKKITLTITIFLLNSVINAQTSKPTFETGIRVQKAEFIPYDYSRNVTDAEPFPNVKIQNLRNNTKTINPFFLIYKDLQRGFSIEFDYSKIQIERPNFDNEFLIGNRFYRFKNYLANNERSDIKLNFFFYPSQQLNEYFSFGIGIRKIDRIRNASEHLYSIEEKILSMGPQFVMKSKIPITEKLSINLGLDLYHTQGRRNYSYSSSHYSPQGNYSFLETVKGNGKTIGIFQGYEANVSLKYNFLENFNLAFGYNYNYSYFKYQNLDDYTYYFNFSSASSDYAVQNTKYSNGKEIIRGFYISASTVF; translated from the coding sequence ATGAAAAAAATAACTTTAACAATTACAATATTCCTTTTAAACTCTGTGATTAATGCGCAGACAAGTAAACCCACTTTTGAAACTGGTATTAGAGTTCAAAAAGCAGAGTTTATTCCTTACGATTATAGTAGAAACGTTACTGATGCCGAACCTTTCCCGAATGTAAAGATTCAGAACTTACGAAATAATACTAAAACAATTAATCCGTTCTTTCTAATTTACAAAGATCTTCAAAGGGGGTTTTCTATAGAATTTGATTATTCAAAAATTCAAATTGAAAGACCAAATTTTGACAATGAATTTCTTATTGGAAATCGGTTCTATAGATTCAAAAACTACCTTGCAAATAACGAAAGAAGTGACATTAAACTAAACTTCTTCTTCTACCCTTCCCAACAATTGAACGAATATTTCTCATTTGGAATCGGAATTAGAAAAATTGATAGAATCAGAAATGCATCAGAGCATTTATACTCGATCGAAGAAAAAATTCTATCAATGGGTCCGCAATTTGTCATGAAATCCAAAATTCCAATTACCGAAAAACTCTCAATTAACCTTGGTTTAGATTTATATCATACACAGGGACGACGAAATTATAGTTATTCAAGTTCGCATTATTCCCCTCAAGGAAATTATTCATTTCTAGAAACGGTTAAAGGAAATGGAAAAACCATCGGAATCTTTCAAGGCTATGAAGCAAACGTTTCCTTAAAATATAATTTTCTGGAAAACTTCAATCTCGCATTCGGTTACAACTACAATTATTCCTATTTTAAGTATCAAAACCTAGATGATTACACTTACTATTTCAATTTCTCCTCCGCATCAAGTGACTATGCTGTCCAGAATACTAAATATTCGAATGGAAAAGAAATAATTAGAGGATTCTATATATCCGCATCAACAGTATTCTAA
- a CDS encoding Lp29 family lipoprotein, whose protein sequence is MKFLIPIVFTILGCNSYTSYIAPDSKKINILPNKRIALIGFMNYEFEMNKDRQGNLYRSSASLNYNKSMKPLFPAGKDVSSFNSNNINNQIARENCLDLVYEYINIVKDSGKKELSKFIDFNLTPDTSKSTCLVKTNNVDYYILGIPGKPFNSWVNYDESFFGYIKSGISVLSFFIFPSKQAEPVNGFFYIYDSKLNLVDKFEYKKQVIITTSWWFNLNLNEKEYVFKEIDQSIIKSQENITKEFSYDFYAKYK, encoded by the coding sequence ATGAAATTTCTAATACCAATAGTTTTTACAATATTAGGATGTAACTCATATACAAGTTACATAGCGCCAGATTCCAAAAAAATCAATATATTACCGAACAAAAGAATCGCTTTAATAGGATTCATGAATTATGAATTTGAAATGAACAAAGATAGACAAGGAAACTTATACAGGTCATCTGCATCTCTAAATTACAACAAATCTATGAAACCGCTATTTCCTGCAGGTAAGGATGTATCCTCCTTTAATTCGAATAATATTAATAATCAAATTGCAAGGGAGAATTGTTTAGATCTTGTTTATGAATATATAAATATTGTAAAAGATTCAGGAAAAAAAGAATTGAGTAAATTTATCGATTTTAATTTAACACCTGATACTTCAAAGTCTACATGCTTAGTTAAAACTAATAATGTAGACTACTATATACTTGGAATCCCAGGAAAACCCTTTAATTCATGGGTTAATTACGATGAAAGCTTTTTTGGTTACATTAAAAGTGGAATTTCAGTTTTATCATTTTTTATATTCCCCTCTAAACAAGCAGAACCAGTAAATGGATTTTTCTATATTTACGATTCCAAGCTAAATCTTGTTGATAAGTTTGAATATAAAAAGCAGGTAATAATCACAACATCATGGTGGTTTAATTTAAATTTAAATGAAAAGGAATATGTATTTAAAGAAATTGATCAGAGTATAATCAAATCACAAGAAAACATCACCAAAGAATTTTCTTACGACTTTTATGCAAAATATAAATAA
- a CDS encoding ankyrin repeat domain-containing protein, translating into MQNQTSLIYKLTIIIIYCVLFTPNCRKPSSSKRDFLDAVRFKEYDRVQDLIDLGEDVNQSDYRSGETALLLAIAKRDFDMVEILLKAKADPNKKSIFHGPIHLASDFCSPEILRILINAKADINAQNAFDYYTPLEISLLNGNLKCTEILINSGAKIEGLSVSHIFSEIAEKGRTEILNYILDVLDIQIYQHEANLALLRSVRSGNINTVQYLLKKNLKLNTNFFDDDGDALIHIATKYNRTSILNLLLTAGADPNLKNKKGETPIRIALKQKNLSLAEILKNSGATN; encoded by the coding sequence ATGCAAAATCAAACTTCGCTTATATACAAATTAACTATAATAATCATTTATTGTGTACTATTCACACCTAACTGCAGAAAGCCTTCAAGTTCAAAGCGGGATTTTCTAGATGCCGTACGATTTAAGGAATATGACAGAGTTCAAGATCTTATTGATTTAGGAGAAGACGTAAATCAGTCCGATTATAGATCCGGAGAAACCGCTCTATTATTAGCTATTGCTAAACGTGACTTCGATATGGTTGAAATTTTATTGAAAGCTAAAGCTGATCCTAATAAAAAAAGTATTTTCCATGGTCCGATTCATTTAGCGTCAGATTTTTGTTCACCAGAAATTCTAAGAATACTAATAAATGCAAAAGCAGATATAAATGCTCAAAACGCTTTTGATTATTATACTCCCTTAGAAATTTCCCTTCTAAATGGAAATTTAAAATGCACAGAAATACTAATTAACAGCGGAGCGAAAATCGAAGGTCTTTCCGTTTCACATATATTCTCTGAAATTGCCGAAAAAGGTCGAACTGAAATTTTAAATTATATCTTAGATGTTCTAGATATCCAAATATATCAACATGAAGCGAATTTAGCACTATTACGTTCAGTTCGATCTGGAAATATTAATACTGTTCAATATCTTTTAAAAAAGAATTTGAAGTTGAATACTAATTTTTTTGATGATGACGGAGACGCACTAATACATATTGCAACAAAATATAATAGAACTTCAATATTAAATTTATTGCTAACTGCTGGTGCAGATCCCAACTTAAAAAACAAAAAAGGAGAAACCCCAATACGCATCGCTCTTAAACAAAAAAACTTATCACTTGCGGAAATACTTAAAAATTCTGGAGCAACTAATTAA